A window from Vulpes vulpes isolate BD-2025 chromosome 9, VulVul3, whole genome shotgun sequence encodes these proteins:
- the AKAP8 gene encoding A-kinase anchor protein 8 isoform X1, with the protein MEQGYGGYGAWSAGPTNTQGAYGTGVASWQGYENYNYYGAQNTSVTTGASYSYGPASWETTKASDGLGAGGPAVHMASYGPEPCTDNSDSLIAKINQRLDMMSKEGGRGGSSGGGEGMQDRESSFRFQSYESYDSRSCLPEHHPYRPSYSYDYDFDPMPDRNGGFSSQYGDCRDPARERGSLDGFMRGRGQGQGQGRFQDRSNPSTFMRSDPFMPPSASSEPLSAPWPELNYVGGRGLGGPSPSRPPPSLFSQSMAPDFGVMGMQGAGGYDNSVPYGCGRSQTRMRDRPRRRGFDRCGPDGMGRKRKQLQIYDEPDAKLARADSEGDFSENDDGAADFRSGDEEFRGEDEFFDPGRQRGEKDDEDDEVKKRREKQRRRDRMRDRAADRIQFACSVCKFRSFEDEEIQKHLQSKFHKETLRFISTKLPDKTVEFLQEYIVNRNKKIEKRRQELMEKESTKPKPDPFKGIGQEHFFKKIEAAHCLACDMLIPAQHQLLQRHLHSVDHNHNRRLAAEQFKKTSLHVAKSVLNNRHIVKMLEKYLKGEDPFTSEAVDPEIEGDDTLGGEKEETPEEVAAEVLAEVITAAVRAVDGEGAPAPEGSDTPPEGQGPVDAAEATHSPHSEQLVEVETPCGAAPEKGDANAEAGGETTEATGEEQEVVAETDGAVDGAVRGAAPAPPVTETKAEQTEAEPKDVTPTE; encoded by the exons ATGGAGCAGGGCTACGGAG GCTATGGGGCATGGAGTGCTGGACCCACCAACACCCAAG GTGCCTATGGAACTGGTGTGGCCAGCTGGCAAG GTTATGAAAACTACAATTACTATGGAGCCCAGAATACCAGCGTCACCACAGGAGCGTCCTACAGCTATGGTCCAGCCTCGTGGGAGACCACCAAGGCCAGCGAtggcctgggagctgggggccCTGCCGTCCACATGGCTTCTTATGGCCCAGAACCATGCACCGACAATTCTGACTCTCTCATTGCCAAGATCAACCAGCGTTTGGACATGATGTccaaggaaggaggcaggggcgGGAGCAGCGGCGGTGGGGAGGGCATGCAGGACCGGGAGAG CTCCTTCCGCTTCCAGTCGTACGAGTCCTATGACTCCAGGTCTTGCCTCCCGGAGCACCATCCCTATCGTCCCAGCTATAGCTACGATTATGACTTTGACCCCATGCCTGACCGAAATGGTGGCTTTAGCAGTCAGTATGGCGACTGCCGGGACCCAGCCCGTGAGCGGGGCTCCCTTGATGGCTTCAtgcggggccggggccagggccagggccagggccgcTTCCAGGACCGGAGCAACCCCAGCACCTTCATGCGCAGCGACCCTTTCATGCCACCCTCGGCCTCTTCGGAGCCCCTGTCTGCTCCCTGGCCAGAGCTGAACTATGTGGGTGGACGGGGCCTTGgcggcccctcccccagcaggccGCCTCCTTCCCTGTTCTCCCAGTCCATGGCCCCCGACTTCGGTGTGATGGGCATGCAGGGGGCCGGCGGTTATGACAACTCAGTACCCTATGGATGTGGCCGGTCACAGACGCGGATGAGGGATCGG CCCAGGCGGAGAGGGTTTGACCGCTGCGGCCCAGACGGCATGGGCAGGAAACGGAAGCAGTTGCAGATCTACGATGAGCCAGATGCCAAATTGGCCCGGGCTGACAGCGAAGGAGATTTTTCCGAAAACG ATGATGGAGCTGCTGACTTCCGGTCAGGAGATGAAGAATTCAGGGGT GAGGATGAATTCTTCGACCCCGGGAGGCAGAGAG GAGAGAAGGACGATGAGGATGATGAagtaaagaagagaagagaaaagcaaaggaggAGAGACCGAATGCGAGACCGAGCGGCTGACAG GATTCAGTTCGCCTGTTCTGTGTGCAAGTTTCGTagttttgaagatgaagaaatcCAGAAACATCTACAGAGCAAATTTCACAAAGAGACACTGAGGTTTATAAGTACCAAACTCCCTGACAAGACAGTGGAATTCCTCCAG GAGTATATTGTGAACAGGAATAAGAAGATTGAGAAGCGGCGGCAGGAGTTGATGGAGAAGGAAAGCACGAAGCCCAAACCAGATCCTTTCAAAG GGATTGGCCAGGAACACTTTTTCAAGAAGATAGAGGCTGCTCACTGCCTGGCTTGTGACATGCTAATCCCTGCGCAGCATCAGCTCCTCCAACGGCACCTGCATTCGGTGGACCACAATCACAACCGCAGG TTGGCTGCTGAACAGTTCAAGAAGACCAGTCTTCATGTGGCTAAGAGTGTTTTGAACAACAGACACATAGTGAAGATGCTGGAAAAATACCTCAAG GGTGAAGACCCTTTCACTAGCGAAGCCGTCGACCCAGAAATCGAAGGAGATGACACTTTAGGAGGTGAGAAGGAGGAGACACCCGAGGAGGTGGCCGCAGAGGTGTTGGCTGAGGTCATCACAGCAGCAGTGAGAGCAGTAGATGGGGAGGGGGCACCGGCCCCAGAAGGCAGTGACACGCCGCCCGAAGGGCAAGGCCCCGTGGATGCAGCCGAGGCAACTCACAGTCCCCACTCTGAGCAGCTGGTGGAAGTGGAGACACCATGTGGCGCAGCTCCAGAGAAGGGTGACGCCAACGCAGAGGCTGGAGGTGAAACCACCGAAGCCACAGGTGAAGAGCAGGAGGTGGTGGCAGAGACGGACGGCGCAGTGGACGGCGCGGTGAGGGGCGCAGCTCCTGCCCCGCCGGTCACAGAAACCAAAGCAGAACAGACTGAGGCAGAGCCCAAAGATGTCACCCCCACGGAATGA
- the AKAP8 gene encoding A-kinase anchor protein 8 isoform X2, which produces MQRRGAERGLCRGYGAWSAGPTNTQGAYGTGVASWQGYENYNYYGAQNTSVTTGASYSYGPASWETTKASDGLGAGGPAVHMASYGPEPCTDNSDSLIAKINQRLDMMSKEGGRGGSSGGGEGMQDRESSFRFQSYESYDSRSCLPEHHPYRPSYSYDYDFDPMPDRNGGFSSQYGDCRDPARERGSLDGFMRGRGQGQGQGRFQDRSNPSTFMRSDPFMPPSASSEPLSAPWPELNYVGGRGLGGPSPSRPPPSLFSQSMAPDFGVMGMQGAGGYDNSVPYGCGRSQTRMRDRPRRRGFDRCGPDGMGRKRKQLQIYDEPDAKLARADSEGDFSENDDGAADFRSGDEEFRGEDEFFDPGRQRGEKDDEDDEVKKRREKQRRRDRMRDRAADRIQFACSVCKFRSFEDEEIQKHLQSKFHKETLRFISTKLPDKTVEFLQEYIVNRNKKIEKRRQELMEKESTKPKPDPFKGIGQEHFFKKIEAAHCLACDMLIPAQHQLLQRHLHSVDHNHNRRLAAEQFKKTSLHVAKSVLNNRHIVKMLEKYLKGEDPFTSEAVDPEIEGDDTLGGEKEETPEEVAAEVLAEVITAAVRAVDGEGAPAPEGSDTPPEGQGPVDAAEATHSPHSEQLVEVETPCGAAPEKGDANAEAGGETTEATGEEQEVVAETDGAVDGAVRGAAPAPPVTETKAEQTEAEPKDVTPTE; this is translated from the exons ATGCAGCGCCGGGGAGCTGAGCGCGGCCTCTGCAGGG GCTATGGGGCATGGAGTGCTGGACCCACCAACACCCAAG GTGCCTATGGAACTGGTGTGGCCAGCTGGCAAG GTTATGAAAACTACAATTACTATGGAGCCCAGAATACCAGCGTCACCACAGGAGCGTCCTACAGCTATGGTCCAGCCTCGTGGGAGACCACCAAGGCCAGCGAtggcctgggagctgggggccCTGCCGTCCACATGGCTTCTTATGGCCCAGAACCATGCACCGACAATTCTGACTCTCTCATTGCCAAGATCAACCAGCGTTTGGACATGATGTccaaggaaggaggcaggggcgGGAGCAGCGGCGGTGGGGAGGGCATGCAGGACCGGGAGAG CTCCTTCCGCTTCCAGTCGTACGAGTCCTATGACTCCAGGTCTTGCCTCCCGGAGCACCATCCCTATCGTCCCAGCTATAGCTACGATTATGACTTTGACCCCATGCCTGACCGAAATGGTGGCTTTAGCAGTCAGTATGGCGACTGCCGGGACCCAGCCCGTGAGCGGGGCTCCCTTGATGGCTTCAtgcggggccggggccagggccagggccagggccgcTTCCAGGACCGGAGCAACCCCAGCACCTTCATGCGCAGCGACCCTTTCATGCCACCCTCGGCCTCTTCGGAGCCCCTGTCTGCTCCCTGGCCAGAGCTGAACTATGTGGGTGGACGGGGCCTTGgcggcccctcccccagcaggccGCCTCCTTCCCTGTTCTCCCAGTCCATGGCCCCCGACTTCGGTGTGATGGGCATGCAGGGGGCCGGCGGTTATGACAACTCAGTACCCTATGGATGTGGCCGGTCACAGACGCGGATGAGGGATCGG CCCAGGCGGAGAGGGTTTGACCGCTGCGGCCCAGACGGCATGGGCAGGAAACGGAAGCAGTTGCAGATCTACGATGAGCCAGATGCCAAATTGGCCCGGGCTGACAGCGAAGGAGATTTTTCCGAAAACG ATGATGGAGCTGCTGACTTCCGGTCAGGAGATGAAGAATTCAGGGGT GAGGATGAATTCTTCGACCCCGGGAGGCAGAGAG GAGAGAAGGACGATGAGGATGATGAagtaaagaagagaagagaaaagcaaaggaggAGAGACCGAATGCGAGACCGAGCGGCTGACAG GATTCAGTTCGCCTGTTCTGTGTGCAAGTTTCGTagttttgaagatgaagaaatcCAGAAACATCTACAGAGCAAATTTCACAAAGAGACACTGAGGTTTATAAGTACCAAACTCCCTGACAAGACAGTGGAATTCCTCCAG GAGTATATTGTGAACAGGAATAAGAAGATTGAGAAGCGGCGGCAGGAGTTGATGGAGAAGGAAAGCACGAAGCCCAAACCAGATCCTTTCAAAG GGATTGGCCAGGAACACTTTTTCAAGAAGATAGAGGCTGCTCACTGCCTGGCTTGTGACATGCTAATCCCTGCGCAGCATCAGCTCCTCCAACGGCACCTGCATTCGGTGGACCACAATCACAACCGCAGG TTGGCTGCTGAACAGTTCAAGAAGACCAGTCTTCATGTGGCTAAGAGTGTTTTGAACAACAGACACATAGTGAAGATGCTGGAAAAATACCTCAAG GGTGAAGACCCTTTCACTAGCGAAGCCGTCGACCCAGAAATCGAAGGAGATGACACTTTAGGAGGTGAGAAGGAGGAGACACCCGAGGAGGTGGCCGCAGAGGTGTTGGCTGAGGTCATCACAGCAGCAGTGAGAGCAGTAGATGGGGAGGGGGCACCGGCCCCAGAAGGCAGTGACACGCCGCCCGAAGGGCAAGGCCCCGTGGATGCAGCCGAGGCAACTCACAGTCCCCACTCTGAGCAGCTGGTGGAAGTGGAGACACCATGTGGCGCAGCTCCAGAGAAGGGTGACGCCAACGCAGAGGCTGGAGGTGAAACCACCGAAGCCACAGGTGAAGAGCAGGAGGTGGTGGCAGAGACGGACGGCGCAGTGGACGGCGCGGTGAGGGGCGCAGCTCCTGCCCCGCCGGTCACAGAAACCAAAGCAGAACAGACTGAGGCAGAGCCCAAAGATGTCACCCCCACGGAATGA